The window TACCAATTCCGGAGTAGCCGGAAACAAGCATCATCTCAACCCCTCTTTGTTTTTGTGAGGGGTTACTGACTCGCTCAAAGGCATCCATCAACAGACTAACTTCCTGTTCGCGTCCATACAGTTTCTGCGGAATATAAAATTGGCTAAATAAATCCAACTCTCCCACCTTAAAACGAGAAATCTCACCAGATGTTTGCAGCATCTTTAGACAAATCTCCAAATCAGCTTTAAGACCTAGCGCACTCTGATAGCGCTCTTCTGCTGTCTTGGCAAGTAATTTCATCACAATCTCAGACAGCACCTCTGGAATTTCTGAATTTATAAGGTGGGGAGGTACTGGTGTTTTAGCAATATGACAGTGGACTAATTCCAGGGGGTCAGTTACTTCAAAGGGTAGGTGTCCCGTCAGCATTTCATAACAGGTAACGCCTAAAGAATAAAAGTCAGTTCGATAGTCAATTGAGCGATTCATCCTTCCCGTTTGTTCCGGCGACATGTAGGCAAGAGTCCCTTCAAGTACATTGGGATTAATTACGGTCTGATTTTCTTTCGACAAACAGGATGAAATGCTAAAATCTATAATATAAACTTGACTTGTTTTAGCATTAATTAAAATATTGTGGGGCTTGATATCTTTATGAATAATGTTATTTTGATGAAGTTGAGCTAGGGTTGAAGCTAACTGAATAGCAATTTGTAAAAAAAGGCTTAAGTCTAAACTTTTATCTGCAATCAAATTTTTCAGGGATTCTCCCCCCAAATCTGACAAAATTAATGCCAGCCCATTTTGATAGTTTTCTAACCCTAAGGGTTTAACAATTCCTTCTATCTCCAGGGATTGTAGTATTTGATACTCATGTCTTAATCGAGTTAGCTGTTCTAGAGTCGGATACTCAGCTTTGAGAGTTTTAATAATGACCGAAACTTGCTCTGACTCCCTGGAAGCCCGATAAACACAAGTAGTGGTACCTTCATAAAGGGTTTCGAGTAGATTGTAACCAACAATGGTGATACTCATTTTTACCTGGTAAACGGATGAGCTTGATAGGCGTAAGCTATTGGCTTATGCCGATGACAAGTTCTGGCGTTGCTAATTTAACATGCCGACACCCACTGCGTTTTCCACAGCCATGCAACCTACCTGTAAATCCATGGCCTTTTTAACACTCGCCCACTCAACTCTCCTGCTTTGAATCCTCCCTGTCTGGCGGGTGTGTTGGAGTGACATATTACTTTCGATTACGAAATTTTACTTTCAGTTACACAAGCGATCTATACCCCAGACAGGGGGAAAATTTGATGTTATTCCTAAACTTAAAGAAGAAAGCTTGTACCGCGTTCGCTCACCCCCTCACTCTCTGAATGGAAACGCGCTAAAGTATTACTAAAAGAGTAGGATAAACATGGGTATTATTTAGAGCTTTTCCCCTTTAATTAGCTAAAGATTTCACAGAATAAAATTGGAAAACCATAAAAAACAAGAGGTATTAATGAACTTTGAGCCTATAGAAAAAAGTGTCATATTACTTGTCGATGACACCCCCATTAACTTAGAAGTTTTGCTCGATTTGTTAGAGGATTCTGACTTCAATGTTGTAGTCGCTGAAGATGGAGAAAGTGCGATTGAAATGGCGGAATATGCTCCACCCGACTTGATTTTATTGGACGTACTGATGCCAGGAATGGACGGGTTTGAGACTTGCCGTCGATTGAAAGCTAATCAAACCACCCAAGATATTCCTGTAATTTTTATGACTGCCCTGACTGAGAATGTGGATAAGGTCAAAGGGTTGAATCTTGGGGCAGTGGACTATATCACCAAACCGCTAGAGCATGAAGAAGTTTTAGCCCGCGTAAACATCCACTTGCGCTTGCGGCACCTAACGAAGAGACTCACAGAACAAAATGAGCAATTACAACAAGAAATCTCTGAGCGCCAGCGAGCACAAGAGGAACGAGAGCAAGCCTTTACAGCACTGCGGCAAAGTGAATCCCGGTTTAGGCGATTAGTTGAATCTAATATTATTGGGATTATTTGTACAGAACTTAACGGCAGCATCACCGATGCTAACGATGCCTTTCTACAAATTGTAGGATACGAGCGCTCCGAACTCCTAAGAGGAAATTTGCGTTGGGACGACATGACTCCCTTAGAATATCGTGATTTGGATGAAAAGGCGATCGCCGAATTAATCACTTCTGGAGTTTGTACCCCCTATGAGAAAGAATTTATTCGCTCTGATGGTAGCCACATTCCGATTATGATTGGAGCGGTTCTTTTAGAGGAGTCTCAACAGAGTGCAGTCGGTTTTGTCCTCGACCTCAGCGAACGTAAGATTGCCGAACAGAAAATCCGCGAACAAGCGGCTCTGCTCGATATCACGACAGATGCAATTCTTGTGCGAGATTTAAACAGAAAAATCCGATTTTGGAACGAAGGAGCTGAACGTCTGTACGGATGGAAAGCCCAAGAAGTCATGGGTAAAGATGCCCATGAGCTTCTCTATCGACGGGAAACCTTAGATCAACTCGAAGAAAGCTGGAAAAGTCTCGCTGAGTATGGCACGTGGCACAGTGAATTATATCAATTTACCAAAGAAGGTAAAGAGATCATTGTTGCCAGCCGGTGGACATTAGTGCGCGATAAAAATGGGCAACCCAAATCCATTCTTACAGTCAACACTGATATTACAGAGAAAAAACAACTTGAAGCGCAGTTTCTCCGAACCCAGCGAATGGATAGTCTTGGAACCCTAGCCAGCGGTATTGCTCACGACCTCAACAATGCGCTGACACCGATGATGATGGCAGCTCAACTTTTGGAATGCAAACTTCCGGATGAACAAAGCCAACAGTGGCTTTCGATCCTAGAAACCAATGTTAAACGTGCGGCAGATTTAGTCAAACAAGTGCTGTTATTTTCACGAGGAGTTGCGGGTAAGCACACTCCCTTAGAAGTAGGGTACTTAATAAAAGAAATCGAGAAAATTGTTAAGCAAACATTTTCCAGAGCGATTGAAATTTGCAGTGAACTCCCTACACAAAACCTTTGGACTATTTCTGGCGATCTGACTCAGCTACACCAAGTACTCATGAACCTCTGCGTTAATGCTCGTGATGCTATGCCAGATGGGGGTACCCTCCAGATTTCTGCCAGAAATTTCTGGGTTGATGCCCACTATGCCCAAATGAATATTGAGGCTAAGGTTGGTCCCTACATTGTGATTACTGTATCCGATACAGGAACGGGAATTTCCAGAGAAATAATAGATAGAGTTTTTGAGCCATTTTTCACGACAAAAGAAATAGGCAAAGGCACAGGACTGGGTCTTTCAACCGCGATTGGTATTATTAAAAGCCACGGCGGTTTTGTCAAAGTATTAAGCAAAGTGGGAAAAGGTACGCAATTTCAAGTTTACTTACCGGCAACGCCAACAACAAAGACCGATTGTCCCTCAGAAGAACATGAGGAATTACCCAGGGGGCATGGAGAATTAATTCTCGTGGTCGATGACGAAGATTCAATTCGTGATATTACTAAAACCTTGCTAGAAACTTATGGCTACAAAGTTTTACTGGCTAGTGACGGGATTGAAGCAATCGCTCTGTATACACAAAATAAGGAAAAAATTAGTGTTGTGTTGATTGACATGATGATGCCAAATATAGATGGCCCAACGACAATCGGCGTCTTACAAAAAATTAACTCACAAGTCAAGATTATAGCTATTAGCGGACTTGTATCGAACCATAAGCTCAGTCAATTTCTGGGTAATAGCGTCAAAACCTTTTTGTCTAAGCCCTACACATCAGATGAATTGTTGAGAAACTTACAACTCGTTCTCAGCATAGACTAGAAAATAGAGTAGATTAAGAGGGAGTTCCATTGCAAAGCTAAATTTTCTATTCGGAATCAACAACTTCAGAACACTGACAATAATATTGCTACTCCAACACACGAACACCACCTGACACAGCCCTCTAAAATAAACTTGGCTGCTCAAGCGATGGCAATCACCGATATGATCAGAAAGTTAATGTTGAGACTAACATCACCATAGACAATACCAATAGAACCTATGGATTTTGCCACTATTGCTGCCCAGCTCAATGCTGGGATAATTTTGCCAGAGGGAATTATACTGGCTACCCTCGTGCTGGTTTTATTGATTGACCTGATTTCGGGGAAAAGCGCTGCTCAGACACTGCCCTATGTGGCGATTGGCGGTCTTCTGCTTGCCGTAGTCGCCCTGTACTCCCAATGGGATGTTGCCGACCCTATTGCCTTTTTAGGGGAGTTCAACGGCGACGCCATGAGTATAGCGTTTCGCGGCATCATCGCCCTGTCAACGGCTGTAACAATTTTGATGTCGATTCGCTACGTACAGCAAGCTGGCACGTCTTTAGCAGAGTTTATCGGCATTTTGCTCAGTGCAACCTTGGGGGCGATGTTCCTGTCGGGAGCCAATGAGTTGGTGGCGATTTTTGTCTCCCTCGAAACATTAAGTATTTCATCGTACCTCTTGACAGGTTACATGAAACGTGACCCACGCTCTAATGAGGCGGCGTTGAAATACTTGCTGATTGGGGCATCGAGTTCAGCCGTCTTTCTCTATGGCATCTCCTTGTTGTACGGTTTGTCTGGAGGAGAGACGAACTTAAATGCGATCGCCACAAATGTCGCCGCTTTAGAAGCCGGTCAATCCCTAGGAATTTTAATTGCATTGGTGTTTGCGATCGCCGGGATTGCCTTCAAAATCTCAGCCGTACCCTTCCACCAATGGACGCCCGACGTTTACGAAGGGTCTCCCACTCCCGTAGTGGCTTTCCTCTCCGTCGGTTCCAAAGCCGCAGGTTTTGCCCTTGCCATTCGTTTAATGACCACCGCCTTCCCCTTGGTTACCGAACAGTGGCATTTTGTGTTCACCGCCTTAGCCATCTTGAGCCTGGTTTTAGGGAACGTCGTCGCCCTAACTCAAACCAGCATGAAGCGCCTGTTAGCTTATTCTTCCATCGCTCAAGCTGGGTTTGTCATGATTGGTCTGATTGCCGGCACAGATGCCGGTTACGCCAGCATGATTTTTTACCTGCTGATTTATTTATTCATGAACCTGGGCGGTTTTATCTGCGTGATTCTCTTCACCTTACGCACGGGAACTGACCAGATTAGCGAGTACGCGGGTTTATATCAAAAAGACCCACTCTTAACGTTGGGATTGAGCATTTGTTTGCTTTCCCTAGGAGGAATTCCGCCGCTAGCAGGGTTCTTCGGCAAAATCTACTTGTTTTGGGCGGGTTGGCAAGCCGGACTGTATGGTTTAGTCATACTCGGTTTGCTGGCGAGTGTAGTTTCAATTTACTACTACATCCGCGTCGTCAAGATGATGGTCGTCAAAGAACCCCAAGAAATGTCCGACGCCGTGAAGAATTATCCCGAAATCCGTTGGAACCTGCCTGGAATGCGCCCCTTGCAAGTGGGTTTAGTCCTAACTGTGATTGCCACTACTCTGGCAGGGATTCTATCAAATCCCCTGTTTGAGTTGGCAAATAGTTCTGTTACCCGCACCCCAATGCTGCAACAAGCCATGATTAGCCATCAGCAACCAACTGTCAGCATTCAACCGATTCAGAATGTAGACGCCCAGATTTAAGACTCTCTTCTGTGAAAGTCTGAACTATTAAAAATGCAAGACGCCTAACTCTATTGAGTCAGGCGTTTTTTTGATTGGATTAAGCGGCAAAAAACGTTAGCTTATCCGCCAATGTTTTATATATAGCTGTCGCCATAAAGCTTAGGACAAATTGAACGGCTGTAAACGACCACGTACCAGTAAAAAACCTTCTGCCTTCTGCCTTCTGCCTTCTGCCTTCTGCCTTCTGCCTTCTGCCTTCTGCCTTCTGCCTTCTGCCTTCTGCCTTCTGCCTTCTGCCTTCTGCCTTCTGCTATCACTTGACTTTTGAGATTAATGAAACAATTTGCGTTTTTGAGGACAGTAATCAGAGCAATTCACCGCATTTTCAGTGAGAGCCATACCAGGATGAACCGCACACTGAAGATAAGGATTGCTGGAAAAGAACTGACAGTTCCGACAAGGAACTTGAGATATAGGCTCTAGACTAAAAACTTCAGAACGGACAACTGTAAAAATCGCCGACATCATCAGACTAAAGATCATCCAACCCAGGACAACGTAAAAGGGATGATCAAACATCACGCTATTGGGCAAAATTATTCTATCCGGTTGAGCCTGATTGACTTGAACTTCGCTCTGAGTGCCCTGCTTAAACTTTATTGCTCCTAGGGGAGATTGTTTTATAAATCCATTAGCCTGCATATTACTTCTTACTGGTCATCCGTATCTACGCTATGCGTTTTTCCGCTTGTACTGTGTCGAGTCCATTCCCCGGAAACATGCGAATTCGGCAAGAGAATGCTAAGGATTTAGACATAAGCCTTAATGCCTTTCCCTCAAGTGACGACTCAGGACTTGACTCTTATAGGTATAGCCGAAGACAAATATAGAGGTCTCTGTCCAGAGTTTTACTTCTCATTTAGCTTTATATAACTAGAGGAATAGATGACCCAGAACGAATGATTCAGAAGAACCTCTTTTTCTCTCTTATGTAGCCTCTGTGCCTGGAGGGGGATGCTGCGGTAAGCCGCTATGGGTCTAAGTAAAAAAAGCCAATTTCATAACGAACAGGATTTCGCGGACTTAGATAGTTAACGGGTCGATACGATGATTCCTAATAGTTGTTTTTGGGTGGAACCAGGGCAGTAAAAACACTTTCATTCCCTCCCCTGGCTCATGCCACAATAATTATTCCCTTCTCTCCAGCGTGTTCAAGAGTGCAACTTAATGCCTTAATTTGGTGGATCAGTGGGTTGCTCCTGGCCTTACTGATACTGCTATTAGTGAGCCTGTATCTTCCGGGAGCCTTCTATAAAAAAGCTCAGTACAAGATAGAAGACGTTCCTGGCTTAGAGGAACCTCATTTTCCTCTCGCGATGATGGGCGTATCCGCCTCCCTGATTACCAACGGTTACCTAACAGACTCTTGGTTTGAAATCGATACCATTTATGCCGTCCGACTAGAAGCCATCAGGAGTGCCCGACAAACCATTCACTTCGAGACGTTTTACATGACTCCTGGGCGTCGCGCTAACGATTTCGCTGCCGCGCTTCAGGAACGAGCACAAGCCGGGGTTGAAGTTCAACTACTGGTTGATAGCTTCGGCGTGCACTCCATATCTAAGGCTTACTGGAAACAACTGCAAGCCGCCGGTGTTCAGGTTCGTTTCTTCCACCCATTCAGTTGGAGATCACCCTTGACTTACAACACCCGCACCCACCGGAAGCTACTTCTGATTGATGGGGACACGGCTTTTGTGGGAGGCATGGGCGTTTCTGATGACTGGGATGGCATCAAAAAAATAGGCGATACGGCTCCCTGGCTTGATTTCGAGGTTCGCTTGACTGGGGCAATCGTGGTTATTTTGGAAGGTATTTTCATGCAGCACTGGCTCTATAGCGGCGGAGTTGCCAGACTAAAACCAGAAACGTTTTATCCAGCCTTAACCGGCGGTTCAACCATACTCGTCACACCCAGGAATGCGCCCTCTCCCCGTTCATCTGTTTATGCCCTCTTCTACACCAGTGTCCTCGCGGCAAAACAGCGGATTTGGATCGCTAGTCCTTACTTTCTCCCGGATGCCAACGCCCGTAAGGCACTATTGAACGCTAAAACCAGCGGAGTTGATGTGCGTATCCTCACCGTAGGCTCACATAACGACAAGCAGATGGTTTACTATGCCGTCCGCGAACGTTACCGCGATTTGCTCAAAGCCGACATTGAAATCTATGAGTACCACCCCAGCATGATGCACGCCAAGGTGCTATTGATTGATGATCGCTGGGTGAGCACTGGAAGCACCAACTTCGATCCGCGCAGCCTCTTTCACAACGACGAACTCCATCTTTCCCTAGCTGAGCCTAATTTTGGGGAATTCGTCGAGGGCTTTTTCTGGCGTGCATTCTCTAAAAGCCGTCGTATTGATTGGGCAAAGTGGCAAACACGCCCCCTATGGCATCGTGTCCTAGGTCGGCTGGCTCTATTGATCCGCTGGCAGTTGTGATCAGCTTCCTGGCCTGTCGTTAGTCTGACATCTTGCATCATGAATATATTCTCAGAACCGTTGACCATCGAGCATCTAACTATGGCGATCGCAGGATTGCCAGAACCTCTACAAAATTCAAAACTCGTACACCTAACAGATTTTCACTTCGATGGTCTACTGCTGACTGAACCGTTGCTCAATCAGGTCATTGAAGCGAGTAATCAGGTTAATCCCGATATCATTGTCCTCACGGGTGACTTTGTTACCCATTCTCCCAAACCCATTCATCAACTGGCGCGGTTGCTCAATCGTTTGCAAAGTCGTGCTGGCATCTATGCAGTACTAGGAAATCATGACCTTTATTTTCCCTACTCCAAAGGGGAAATCACCACAGCCCTCACAGATGTGGGCATTCAAGTCTTGTGGAATCAAGTTGTCTATCCTTTAGGAGCAGGATTAGCCCTCGTTGGACTCCCTGACTTTTGGTCGCCTGAATTCAATCCAGCTTTGGTGATGAATCAGTTAGATCCCAGCCTTCCCCGCATTGTCTTGTCTCACAATCCAGATAGTGCAGAGACATTGCAGCAATGGCGTGTGGATTTGCAACTATCCGGTCATACTCACGGCGGGCAGATTGTGATGCCAGGGATGGGTTCTGTGCCCACTTGGATTCATGCCTCACGAGAGAGAATTCCTAAATTCCTATGGCCTTGGATACCCTTTCTCGAAGCCAAGTGGCCTAAAGTTGTAAAACATTGGCAATGGGCGCAGGGTTTGCATCAAGTTGGAACCAACTATCTGTATGTGAATCGGGGTTTGGGGACTTTTCCGCCTGGACGCTGGAATTGTCCGCCAGAACTCACGGTGATTACTCTAGTTGAGGCGGCGACAAAGGCTGAGGCGGGTTTGCACAGACAAGTTTCAGCGGCATCCTCCAAGCGCTGACTCAATTGGGGCTGTGCCCCAAACAAAGCGCAACCGTAACATCGCGCCGACTTTTCGGGTAAATCCAAACAAAAAAAAGAGAGCCACTTGTGGCGACTCTCCCGATCATCAGGGTGCATCTACTAACCTTAGTATTGCATCTGGGGGTGGGGGGTGTCACCCCATAATTTAAAGTTTTGATGAAGTTTCAGCAGGCAAATCGATGTCAGCTAATAGATATTCAAGCGAACTTGTTGGAAGCGATCGCACTTAACCGGTCTCAAGGCTTCAATCATTGATCAGGAGGCTAAAACAACGTCTTGAAATTGGACGGTTTATTAGACTCTTCGCCATTTGCGGAAATCAAACGTCCACCGAGTCTGTTTTGGAGGAGTGGGTAGGGGGGGATTCCCTTGCAGAACAGTCCAAGTCGTAGGGTCTACCAAGCCTGTAGATTTTAACTTATGTCTCTCCTGAAAAGCCATGACGGCCTGCTGGGTAGAAGCCCCAAAGTTGCCATTGCAAGGGACGTTATACCCCTGGATTTGCAACAGTCCTTGTAAGTAACGGACATCAGCTCCTGTGCGACCGATGCTGAGCCGGCGGGTTCCTGGCTTAACGGTTGTTTTTAAAGCCGCCCAAGTTTTTGAACCCACAATGCCGTCAACTCTCAGTTCTTGTTGCCGTTGATAGGCAGCGACGGCCTTTTCTGTTAAACTGCCAAACTCCCCATCGACTCGGAGATTAAACCCATGAGCGCGTAACAGCTCTTGCAATTCAATCACAGCAGGCCCCGAATCCCAGGGATATACCTTTGGACTGATCAGGGTAGCATTGCCAACGGTATTAACCAGTTCTGAATTGGTATGCATGAATGCATCCTCCCTTACAATATGGGTCAGTCCCAGACGCATCTGGGTTTCCGTCATCAGTACGGCGAACGATAAGATTTCAGTTACAGCACGATGCGACAAAATTTCTAGGGTCTCCTGATCGAGCCTAGCCCTAGAGACACTAGTGAGTGGTTTGCTACCAATATCGCCATTTTCTAATCGCGGGTAAAGCCTCTAGATAGAGGTTTTACATGACCTATTCATGGTGATGTTCACAGCAAATAACCCCCAGGGAGCAGATGCTATATTTGCGATGGTTCTCTAGAAGATATAACCAGCTTAGCGGCAGTGCAGTTTTATGCCAATGCGCGCTTGGAATCGGCTAATTTTTTTGATTTACCTTTAAAAACTCTACAACTTCATGGTCTATTGCACAAGTTTTGACGAATACTCAAATCCCAACTCTCTTACTATCCAGTGCCTCTATAATGAATTGACTCTTCACCATAAGTAGATAAAATCCCACTTAAAAATGAGATGTAGCGTGTGCTAAGCGAAGCTGTCAGCCACCGAACAGTAAGGTTCAGTGCATTACTCTGGCGAAGAGAGCATCCTACAGTACATTGGGTTGTCTTACTTAGTAGTCTGCTACCGATAAACATTGGGACTCATCATCGCCATATCCTAAGTACTTTAAGAGTTCCGTGCGATTTTGCCAGAGCTGCACGACCCAATAGAGTACTGTACAACTCAGTATCACTGGCGAGAGCCACTCTAGCCCGTTGAGATGAAATCCTAGTCGAGAGAGTAAGAGCAGCAAAGCATCGTCTAAGAAACTAAGTACAAAGAGGAATAAGTGGCTCAATGAACTAGGAAAGAGTTTATCTAGATTAATATCCATCTGGGGAATATAACTGACTACAACAATAGTTTTGATGTTCTATTTATCGAAAAAATAATTTACTTTTGCTCGTTTATCAAGCCTCTACTTTTATCAATCCAGGTTAGACTTTATTGAGAATACGTAGCTAGTCAGGACATGATTAAAAGAATAGACACAATTAATGAATTTGCCTTTTAACGTGCCTTTCAGGCTACGGTGAAGTAGTTTAAAAGAACACCCTTGTCTACTTTCAGGTTACCAATTTCAAGACTTTGGTATGGACACTCCTGAGGCAGAACCGTAGCCATCCATTAGTTATAAATTTGCAGCGGCTCAATCTCTATCCTCTGAAAACCCAATTCCTGCTAATAATGAATAGGAATCGCCTAAAGGCGTGGGATTGTCAAAAGAGGAATAAGCATGAGCCAATCGCAAATAGCACCCTATGGTTCTTGGAAATCACCCATTACCGCTGACTTGATTGTCACAGGCACAATTGGGTTAGGTGGGATTGCCCTGGATGGAGATGATGTCTATTGGAGCGAGGGGCGACCGGCAGAAGCAGGACGGAATGCGATCGTGCGCCGGACCCCTGATGGTAAAACGGCGGACGTGACACTCTCTCCCTTTAATGTGCGTACCCGTGTACACGAGTATGGTGGCGGTGCTTTCACCGTTAAAGATGGCATCATTTACTTCTCCAACTTTGCCGATCAACGCCTCTACAAGCAGACCCCAGACGGGGAACCCCAACCTCTTTCTCAGGAATCCGGAGGGAATCTACGCTATGCGGATGCAGTGATTGACACCGAACGGGGGCGGATAATTTGTGTGTGCGAAGACCATACAGGTGGAGGTCATGAACCTGTCAACACCTTGGTGAGCATTAACTTAGACAAGGGTGAAGATATTCAAGTGCTCGCGTCTGGGAGTGACTTCTACTCCTCGCCACGCCTTAGGGGCGATCGCACTCAGTTAGCATGGCTGAGTTGGAATCATCCGAATATGCCTTGGGATGGAACTCAACTTTGGGTTGCTCCGATTCAAGCCGATGGTTTATTAGGTGAACCTCAGTTAGTGGCTGGCGGCGTTGATGAGTCCGTCTTTCAACCAGAGTGGTCGCCGGATGGTGTATTGTACTTTGTTTCTGACCGCACGGGTTGGTGGAATCTTTACCGTTGGAACCCCCCCCAATCCCCCCTGGGTAAGGCAGTAGGAGAGATTGAACCGTTATGTGAAATGGAAGCTGAGTTTGGGCTTCCCCAGTGGGTGTTTGGCATGTCTACCTATGCCGTTGAGTCCGCAAATCGCATTATTTGTACTTACACCCAAGAAGGTATTTGGTACTTGGCGAGTCTGGATACACAGACGAAACAGCTAGAAGTGATTGAGACGCCTTACACTGATATTTCATCAATTCATGCAGCCAATGGTCGCGCTGTATTCATGGCCGGTTCAGCAACGGAACCGACTTCGGTAGTTCAAATAGACTTAGCCACGCGACAACTAGAAGTCTTGCGGCGAACAAGTGAGTTAGAGATAGATACAGGAT of the Allocoleopsis franciscana PCC 7113 genome contains:
- a CDS encoding hybrid sensor histidine kinase/response regulator codes for the protein MNFEPIEKSVILLVDDTPINLEVLLDLLEDSDFNVVVAEDGESAIEMAEYAPPDLILLDVLMPGMDGFETCRRLKANQTTQDIPVIFMTALTENVDKVKGLNLGAVDYITKPLEHEEVLARVNIHLRLRHLTKRLTEQNEQLQQEISERQRAQEEREQAFTALRQSESRFRRLVESNIIGIICTELNGSITDANDAFLQIVGYERSELLRGNLRWDDMTPLEYRDLDEKAIAELITSGVCTPYEKEFIRSDGSHIPIMIGAVLLEESQQSAVGFVLDLSERKIAEQKIREQAALLDITTDAILVRDLNRKIRFWNEGAERLYGWKAQEVMGKDAHELLYRRETLDQLEESWKSLAEYGTWHSELYQFTKEGKEIIVASRWTLVRDKNGQPKSILTVNTDITEKKQLEAQFLRTQRMDSLGTLASGIAHDLNNALTPMMMAAQLLECKLPDEQSQQWLSILETNVKRAADLVKQVLLFSRGVAGKHTPLEVGYLIKEIEKIVKQTFSRAIEICSELPTQNLWTISGDLTQLHQVLMNLCVNARDAMPDGGTLQISARNFWVDAHYAQMNIEAKVGPYIVITVSDTGTGISREIIDRVFEPFFTTKEIGKGTGLGLSTAIGIIKSHGGFVKVLSKVGKGTQFQVYLPATPTTKTDCPSEEHEELPRGHGELILVVDDEDSIRDITKTLLETYGYKVLLASDGIEAIALYTQNKEKISVVLIDMMMPNIDGPTTIGVLQKINSQVKIIAISGLVSNHKLSQFLGNSVKTFLSKPYTSDELLRNLQLVLSID
- a CDS encoding NAD(P)H-quinone oxidoreductase subunit N gives rise to the protein MDFATIAAQLNAGIILPEGIILATLVLVLLIDLISGKSAAQTLPYVAIGGLLLAVVALYSQWDVADPIAFLGEFNGDAMSIAFRGIIALSTAVTILMSIRYVQQAGTSLAEFIGILLSATLGAMFLSGANELVAIFVSLETLSISSYLLTGYMKRDPRSNEAALKYLLIGASSSAVFLYGISLLYGLSGGETNLNAIATNVAALEAGQSLGILIALVFAIAGIAFKISAVPFHQWTPDVYEGSPTPVVAFLSVGSKAAGFALAIRLMTTAFPLVTEQWHFVFTALAILSLVLGNVVALTQTSMKRLLAYSSIAQAGFVMIGLIAGTDAGYASMIFYLLIYLFMNLGGFICVILFTLRTGTDQISEYAGLYQKDPLLTLGLSICLLSLGGIPPLAGFFGKIYLFWAGWQAGLYGLVILGLLASVVSIYYYIRVVKMMVVKEPQEMSDAVKNYPEIRWNLPGMRPLQVGLVLTVIATTLAGILSNPLFELANSSVTRTPMLQQAMISHQQPTVSIQPIQNVDAQI
- a CDS encoding phospholipase D-like domain-containing protein, translated to MSLYLPGAFYKKAQYKIEDVPGLEEPHFPLAMMGVSASLITNGYLTDSWFEIDTIYAVRLEAIRSARQTIHFETFYMTPGRRANDFAAALQERAQAGVEVQLLVDSFGVHSISKAYWKQLQAAGVQVRFFHPFSWRSPLTYNTRTHRKLLLIDGDTAFVGGMGVSDDWDGIKKIGDTAPWLDFEVRLTGAIVVILEGIFMQHWLYSGGVARLKPETFYPALTGGSTILVTPRNAPSPRSSVYALFYTSVLAAKQRIWIASPYFLPDANARKALLNAKTSGVDVRILTVGSHNDKQMVYYAVRERYRDLLKADIEIYEYHPSMMHAKVLLIDDRWVSTGSTNFDPRSLFHNDELHLSLAEPNFGEFVEGFFWRAFSKSRRIDWAKWQTRPLWHRVLGRLALLIRWQL
- a CDS encoding metallophosphoesterase; amino-acid sequence: MNIFSEPLTIEHLTMAIAGLPEPLQNSKLVHLTDFHFDGLLLTEPLLNQVIEASNQVNPDIIVLTGDFVTHSPKPIHQLARLLNRLQSRAGIYAVLGNHDLYFPYSKGEITTALTDVGIQVLWNQVVYPLGAGLALVGLPDFWSPEFNPALVMNQLDPSLPRIVLSHNPDSAETLQQWRVDLQLSGHTHGGQIVMPGMGSVPTWIHASRERIPKFLWPWIPFLEAKWPKVVKHWQWAQGLHQVGTNYLYVNRGLGTFPPGRWNCPPELTVITLVEAATKAEAGLHRQVSAASSKR
- a CDS encoding peptidoglycan-binding domain-containing protein encodes the protein MHTNSELVNTVGNATLISPKVYPWDSGPAVIELQELLRAHGFNLRVDGEFGSLTEKAVAAYQRQQELRVDGIVGSKTWAALKTTVKPGTRRLSIGRTGADVRYLQGLLQIQGYNVPCNGNFGASTQQAVMAFQERHKLKSTGLVDPTTWTVLQGNPPLPTPPKQTRWTFDFRKWRRV
- a CDS encoding S9 family peptidase; translation: MSQSQIAPYGSWKSPITADLIVTGTIGLGGIALDGDDVYWSEGRPAEAGRNAIVRRTPDGKTADVTLSPFNVRTRVHEYGGGAFTVKDGIIYFSNFADQRLYKQTPDGEPQPLSQESGGNLRYADAVIDTERGRIICVCEDHTGGGHEPVNTLVSINLDKGEDIQVLASGSDFYSSPRLRGDRTQLAWLSWNHPNMPWDGTQLWVAPIQADGLLGEPQLVAGGVDESVFQPEWSPDGVLYFVSDRTGWWNLYRWNPPQSPLGKAVGEIEPLCEMEAEFGLPQWVFGMSTYAVESANRIICTYTQEGIWYLASLDTQTKQLEVIETPYTDISSIHAANGRAVFMAGSATEPTSVVQIDLATRQLEVLRRTSELEIDTGYLSVPQAIAFPTENNLTAYAFFYPPKNKDYTAPAGEKPPLIVKSHGGPTASTSSAFNLKIQYWTSRGFAFVDVNYGGSTGYGRDYHQRLRDNWGIVDVDDCANAAKYLAEQGLVDGERLAIAGGSAGGYTTLAALTFRDIFKAGASYYGVSDLEVLAKDTHKFEARYLDGLIGPYPERKDLYEKRSPIHFTAQLSCPVIFFQGLEDKVVPPNQAEMMVEALKAKGLPVAYVAYEGEQHGFRRAENIKRTLDGEFYFYSRVFGFEPAEMIEPVAIENLGNRA